Proteins encoded within one genomic window of Polaribacter sp. NJDZ03:
- a CDS encoding type IIL restriction-modification enzyme MmeI has protein sequence MNASEIEKKLLDLISNFNKETFIYKLLLVYNLPKATITRLQKGTANLSKNEGEVSLKKKLFFREEYKEDLHLTISKITKKIKHDQRFVIVTDYKTFLAMDTKTGAGLDIPFKDLPKNYDFFLPWAGMEKAAHQEENPADVKAAVKMARLFDEIKKDNPDNSLAFIHELNVFLSRLLFCLQKDLYFYSIIY, from the coding sequence ATGAACGCATCAGAAATAGAAAAGAAACTTCTAGACTTAATTAGTAACTTTAACAAAGAAACCTTTATATACAAGTTATTGTTAGTGTATAATTTGCCAAAAGCAACCATTACAAGATTGCAAAAAGGAACGGCTAATTTATCTAAAAATGAAGGCGAAGTCTCTTTAAAGAAAAAGTTGTTTTTTAGAGAAGAATATAAAGAAGATTTACATCTTACTATTTCTAAAATAACAAAAAAAATAAAGCACGACCAGCGGTTTGTAATTGTTACCGATTATAAAACCTTTTTGGCAATGGATACCAAAACAGGTGCAGGACTTGATATTCCTTTTAAAGACCTTCCTAAAAATTACGATTTCTTTTTGCCTTGGGCAGGAATGGAAAAAGCAGCACATCAAGAAGAAAACCCTGCAGATGTTAAAGCAGCCGTTAAAATGGCGCGCTTGTTCGATGAAATTAAAAAAGACAATCCAGACAATTCACTAGCATTTATACACGAATTAAATGTATTTCTATCGCGGTTATTGTTTTGTTTACAAAAAGATTTATATTTTTACTCAATAATATATTAA
- a CDS encoding ATP-dependent Clp protease adaptor ClpS, whose amino-acid sequence MSTKEKVQEDVDVLEQEVFQHEIVLHNDDVNTFDHVIDSLVNVCEHSFEQAEQCATLVHYKGKCTVKSGELKDLEPRCSKLLQLGLSAELV is encoded by the coding sequence ATGAGCACAAAAGAAAAAGTACAAGAAGACGTTGATGTTTTAGAGCAAGAAGTTTTTCAGCATGAAATAGTGTTACATAATGATGATGTTAATACTTTTGATCATGTAATAGATTCTCTTGTAAATGTTTGTGAGCACTCATTTGAGCAAGCAGAGCAATGTGCAACTTTAGTACATTATAAAGGAAAATGTACTGTTAAATCTGGTGAGCTTAAAGATTTAGAACCAAGATGTTCTAAGTTGTTACAGTTAGGTTTGTCTGCAGAATTAGTATAA